A window from Triticum aestivum cultivar Chinese Spring chromosome 6D, IWGSC CS RefSeq v2.1, whole genome shotgun sequence encodes these proteins:
- the LOC123141916 gene encoding xyloglucan endotransglucosylase/hydrolase protein 24, giving the protein MASSLPSSSCWHSVLLVAMLLVVVMDQMAMAYMYDDIEIVWGDDHSFFYMDDAGDDEILALCLDQTHGSGFHSKEAFLYARFDVDLMLVPDNSAGTVTTLYLMPEDVPWDYHDEVDLEFLGNVTGEPYTLHTNIFANGVGNREEQFRLWFDPAADFHTYSIDWNPKRITILVDGVPIRSFRNKEEHGVAFPTWQKMRLHGSLWNADDWATQGGRVKTDWSEAPFFAHYRNLRVSWCRPSPGVAWCGDEPPGSTWFDRGLDAAALRRARDAHMIYDYCKDVQRYRWSGLPKECTVE; this is encoded by the exons ATGGCGTCGTCGTTGCCGTCTTCTTCTTGTTGGCATTCCGTGCTGCTGGTGGCCATGTTGCTGGTGGTGGTCATGGATCAGATGGCCATGGCGTACATGTACGATGACATCGAGATCGTGTGGGGCGACGACCACAGCTTCTTCTACatggacgacgccggcgacgacgagaTCCTCGCGCTCTGCCTCGACCAGACCCACGGCTCGGGGTTCCACTCCAAGGAGGCGTTCCTCTACGCCCGCTTCGACGTCGACCTCATGCTCGTCCCCGACAACTCCGCCGGCACGGTCACCACGCTCTAC CTGATGCCGGAGGACGTGCCGTGGGACTACCACGACGAGGTGGACCTGGAGTTCCTGGGCAACGTGACCGGCGAGCCCTACACGCTCCACACCAACATCTTCGCCAACGGCGTGGGCAACCGCGAGGAGCAGTTCCGCCTCTGGTTCGACCCCGCCGCCGACTTCCACACCTACTCCATCGACTGGAACCCCAAGCGCATCACGATCCTGGTGGACGGCGTGCCGATCCGGAGCTTCAGGAACAAGGAGGAGCACGGGGTGGCGTTCCCGACGTGGCAGAAGATGCGGCTGCACGGGAGCCTCTGGAACGCCGACGACTGGGCGACGCAGGGCGGCCGCGTCAAGACGGACTGGTCGGAGGCGCCCTTCTTCGCGCACTACCGCAACCTCCGCGTGTCCTGGTGCCGGCCGTCGCCGGGGGTGGCGTGGTGCGGCGACGAGCCGCCGGGGTCGACGTGGTTCGACCGGGGCCTGGACGCGGCGGCGCTGCGGCGGGCGCGCGACGCGCACATGATCTACGACTACTGCAAGGACGTCCAGCGGTACAGGTGGTCGGGGCTCCCCAAGGAATGCACCGtggagtag
- the LOC123145754 gene encoding uncharacterized protein, translating to MSIALKSGPGLAGGGRFGRAARCGAYASPPASGGRGGSSGGRDSDSPAAAAQWEWDGEEVEGGDGEVQSNYKGPFDTMDALNEALPFRKGVSKFYNGKSGSFAKPPVAVIPSPPPVKGLPKPETPSPRKRKGLLPFSFKWGKAQSKEVYPEDDVVDSPTTCRRMTLSPAATSSSGSNSGSDDEAQKLPSRRSHRKPGNAMGAYASPPAPRPPKLLFPAHTRSQSMLELQDVSESTAMVSPRDKRRKN from the exons ATGTCGATCGCGCTGAAGAGCGGGCCCGGGCTGGCCGGCGGCGGCCGGTTCGGCCGCGCCGCGCGCTGCGGCGCCTacgcctcgccgccggcctcggGCGGGCGCGGCGGCTCGTCGGGGGGCCGGGACAGCGacagcccggcggcggcggcgcagtgggaGTGGGACGGcgaggaggtcgagggcggcgacggcgaggtgcagaGCAACTACAAGGGGCCCTTCGACACCATGGACGCGCTCAACGAGGCCCTGCCCTTCAG GAAAGGAGTATCCAAGTTCTACAATGGCAAGTCCGGATCTTTTGCGAAGCCCCCAGTTGCTGTGATCCCATCTCCCCCACCGGTGAAGGGCCTTCCGAAGCCAGAAACCCCATCCCCCAGGAAGCGCAAAGGTCTTCTCCCATTCAGTTTCAAGTGGGGCAAAGCACAGAGCAAAGAGGTGTACCCTGAAGATGATGTAGTGGACAGCCCCACGACTTGCAGGAGGATGACATTGTCTCCGGCCGCCACAAGCAGCTCAGGGAGCAACAGCGGCAGCGATGATGAAGCTCAGAAGCTGCCTTCCCGGCGCTCGCACAGGAAGCCTGGCAACGCCATGGGTGCCTATGCTTCCCCACCTGCTCCTCGTCCACCGAAGCTGCTGTTCCCGGCCCACACGAGATCGCAATCGATGCTTGAGCTGCAGGACGTGTCGGAGTCGACCGCCATGGTCTCCCCCAGGGACAAGCGCCGGAAGAACTAG